From Salarias fasciatus chromosome 5, fSalaFa1.1, whole genome shotgun sequence, a single genomic window includes:
- the LOC115388076 gene encoding fibroleukin — MGASLPAISDAPQKAGPGPDSPQVQHKSGGVKDRLVQLQRCMRSLQETGAPRSHGGQDSSSLGAILALMAAVLTECDLHCHSQALGVMAKRLESVAVGREGEKDLLLLLKSITQYPPTVAPLERLHPQDCAEIYKHGIKENGIYTIQPDLHGPAVEAKCDMETAGGGWTVIQSRQDGSVDFNRTWQEYREGFGSLQGEHWLGNAALHALTSTGQHQLRIELEDWHQQRRQATYSNFKVASEAQRYRLTAREYSGDAGNAMSYSKRYNHDGRPFSTADRDHDRYASGSCGQYYGAGWWFDACLAANLNGRYYRGRYSGITDGIYWGTWYILTDGRTGERYSFKSVEMKTRPKNFVGTQ, encoded by the exons ATGGGGGCTTCACTCCCAGCCATCTCAGATGCTCCTCAGAAAGCAGGGCCCGGACCTGATTCTCCCCAGGTTCAACATAAG AGCGGAGGTGTGAAAGACCGACTGGttcagctgcagcgctgcatgCGCTCTCTCCAGGAAACGGGGGCACCCAGGAGTCATGGGGGCCaggacagcagctctctggGGGCCATCCTGGCTTTAATGGCAGCTGTGCTGACAGAGTGTGACCTCCACTGTCACAGTCAGGCCCTTGGGGTGATGGCCAAGCGACTGG AAAGTGTGGCGGTGGgaagagagggggagaaagacCTGCTGCTTTTGCTGAAGAGCATCACACAATATCCACCCACAG TTGCTCCCTTGGAGAGGTTACATCCTCAGGACTGTGCAGAGATTTACAAGCACGGCATCAAAGAGAATGGAATCTACACCATCCAGCCCGACCTACATGGACCAGCGGTGGAG GCTAAATGTGACATGGAGACGGCGGGCGGCGGGTGGACGGTGATCCAGAGTCGGCAGGACGGCTCGGTGGACTTCAACAGAACGTGGCAAGAATACCGGGAAGGCTTTGGCAGTCTGCAGGGAGAACACTGGCTGGGCAATGCAGCTCTGCATGCGCTCACCTCCACCGGCCAGCACCAGCTCCGCATTGAACTGGAGGACTGGCACCAGCAGAGACGCCAGGCGACATACAGCAACTTCAAAGTGGCCTCAGAGGCCCAGAG ATATCGTCTCACGGCTCGAGAGTACTCTGGGGATGCGGGCAACGCAATGAGCTACAGTAAACGTTACAACCACGATGGGAGGCCCTTCAGCACTGCTGACCGCGACCACGACCGCTACGCGTCTGGGAGCTGTGGTCAGTACTACGGTGCAGGCTGGTGGTTCGATGCCTGCCTGGCGGCCAACCTGAATGGACGGTATTACCGGGGGCGATACAGCGGGATCACCGATGGCATCTACTGGGGCACCTGGTACATCCTGACCGACGGGCGAACTGGGGAACGCTACTCCTTCAAGAGCGTGGAGATGAAGACGAGACCAAAGAACTTTGTGGGAACACAGTAA